TGCCCTTTTGGAAACTTTGCGGGAATTTGATCATCCGTGACGGCGGGAACGATAATGCAGTCTTCGCCGTCCTTCCAGTTTGCCGGTGTGGCTACCTGGTGGTTCGCCGTCAACTGAAGGGAATCAACCACGCGCAGGATTTCTTCAAAGTTACGACCGGTTGCCGCGGGGTAAGTGAGGGTGAGCTTTATTTTTTTGTCGGGTCCGATAACAAACACGGATCGGACGGTCATGTTGTCCAAGGCATTAGGGTGAATCATGTCGTACAGATTTGCAACTTTCTTTTCCGGGTCCGCGATAATCGGAAAGTTCATCACCGTGTTCTGGGTTTCGTTGATGTCCTTGATCCACCCGTTGTGGGAGTCCAGTGTATCGACGCTCACGGCAATAATTTTAAGGTTACGTTTGTCAAATTGGGGTTTAATCTTCGCGACCGTTCCGAGTTCGGTGGTACAGACCGGGGTGTAATCCTTCGGGTGAGAAAAAAGGATTCCCCAGCCGTTTCCCAACCACTCATGAAAATTGATCTTACCCATCGTTGTCTCTGCCGAAAAATCGGGGGCTTCATCGCCTAAACGCAGTGCCATGTCCATCTCCTTTCATTGTTGTTGGGTGCGGTCCCTCATCTGAGAGCCGCAAGCCCGTTAACGATTACACTTTCAGTATAGTCTCTTTCGTTTGGTTGGCTCAAGATTTTTTCCCCCCGGGTTCAATGGGTGTCGTTTTAAAGACACTTTTCTTGCAGCAGCTTTTTAATGATTTTTTTCCCCGTCTCGACCCCCGGTTGATCAAAGGGATTGACCTGATAAAACCTTCCGGCATAGGCGGTTTGAACCTCAAAAAAGTAAAACAGGGCGCCGATGGCGTGCGCATTGAGAGAAGGAAGGGTGATC
The genomic region above belongs to Candidatus Manganitrophaceae bacterium and contains:
- a CDS encoding peroxiredoxin, which translates into the protein MALRLGDEAPDFSAETTMGKINFHEWLGNGWGILFSHPKDYTPVCTTELGTVAKIKPQFDKRNLKIIAVSVDTLDSHNGWIKDINETQNTVMNFPIIADPEKKVANLYDMIHPNALDNMTVRSVFVIGPDKKIKLTLTYPAATGRNFEEILRVVDSLQLTANHQVATPANWKDGEDCIIVPAVTDDQIPAKFPKGHTVIKPYLRYTPQPNK